A single genomic interval of Xanthocytophaga agilis harbors:
- a CDS encoding twin-arginine translocation signal domain-containing protein, translated as MENNHQTSRRDFLKKTALGTAGLAMSMSASSYARIIGSN; from the coding sequence ATGGAAAACAATCATCAAACCTCCCGCCGTGATTTTCTAAAGAAGACCGCTCTGGGAACAGCCGGATTAGCCATGAGTATGAGTGCATCCAGTTATGCACGTATCATTGGCTCAAATGA